One Campylobacter concisus DNA segment encodes these proteins:
- a CDS encoding thioredoxin reductase — MKKIIFIIIALLLAGSLLIINKGNLMDKEIYTVIAPNGNIIEIDKKTNLIVSKNIANDEAYLKEKSQMLLQARSILDSSPYKNYKPLYYNPKPNSLGQTDYLSFKPWLDISYKPSSTKLSPWTKSEKAYYESLKDKRDRYIYLVKRSNLKCTMIDIPDDAIGRVDSNGKLTKPEYAEIYDEVDRNKNTLKSELFIGEWGICAGVLGDSESLGNGNEGGFKAREFQAVFLAAQLGVVEALHVLADCFKYYTYTVGVNKNLDTYEKIIKLYKNPPLDEYGMMPYLDEIVGNYFVMDFNRDNLVVIPDGGFYAGLRELVEDKGKLLDPRDIDANETTRNEFDNFIKKVLDDNKEDFKGGFPAEWDERRLSLYIDSTLLEAKIMSLTPPEGYPNAPYYNTPEELTRLYEAGKLDKKLNPLTPVMYRDSFPEDLRQKILSYAKEHNIKD; from the coding sequence ATGAAGAAGATCATATTTATCATCATAGCTCTTTTATTAGCAGGATCATTATTAATAATAAACAAAGGAAATTTAATGGATAAAGAAATTTATACGGTTATAGCGCCAAATGGAAATATAATTGAGATCGATAAGAAGACAAATTTAATTGTTTCAAAAAATATTGCAAATGATGAAGCTTATCTAAAAGAAAAATCTCAAATGCTCCTACAAGCCCGCTCCATCCTAGACTCATCTCCATATAAAAACTATAAACCTCTATACTATAACCCTAAGCCAAATTCTCTAGGTCAAACAGACTATCTATCATTTAAACCATGGCTAGACATTAGCTATAAACCAAGCTCTACTAAACTATCACCTTGGACTAAATCAGAAAAAGCCTACTATGAAAGTTTAAAAGATAAGAGAGATAGATATATCTATCTAGTAAAAAGAAGCAATCTAAAATGCACTATGATAGATATACCAGATGATGCCATAGGTAGAGTAGATAGCAATGGCAAACTAACAAAGCCAGAGTATGCTGAAATTTATGATGAAGTAGATAGAAATAAAAATACACTTAAATCAGAACTCTTTATAGGAGAGTGGGGAATTTGTGCTGGAGTATTAGGAGATAGTGAATCACTAGGTAATGGAAATGAAGGTGGATTTAAAGCAAGAGAATTTCAAGCAGTATTTCTAGCAGCCCAACTAGGAGTAGTGGAAGCACTACATGTACTAGCAGATTGCTTTAAATACTATACATATACAGTTGGAGTAAATAAAAATTTAGATACCTACGAAAAAATTATTAAACTATATAAAAATCCCCCACTAGATGAATATGGAATGATGCCTTATCTAGATGAGATAGTAGGGAACTATTTCGTGATGGATTTTAATAGGGACAATTTAGTAGTTATACCAGATGGTGGTTTTTATGCTGGACTTAGAGAGCTTGTAGAAGACAAAGGCAAGCTACTAGACCCTAGAGATATAGATGCAAACGAGACTACGAGAAACGAATTTGATAACTTTATAAAGAAAGTTCTAGATGACAATAAAGAGGATTTTAAAGGAGGTTTCCCTGCAGAATGGGATGAAAGAAGGCTATCTCTTTACATCGACTCCACCCTCCTAGAAGCTAAAATAATGTCCCTAACCCCACCAGAGGGATATCCTAATGCACCATACTACAACACACCAGAAGAGCTAACAAGACTATATGAGGCTGGTAAATTAGATAAAAAGCTAAACCCTCTAACACCAGTGATGTATAGAGATAGCTTCCCTGAAGATCTTAGGCAAAAGATCCTAAGCTATGCTAAAGAGCATAATATAAAGGATTAA
- a CDS encoding 3-deoxy-D-arabinoheptulosonate-7-phosphate synthase: MAPNGATYEQQKRSYELILHKYFTNKFNDTYAVKNISYEPNSNKTSEYTYYPIEIYSSFINIDLKRTIIGGRLSSGGLDYHNFFYYDINTTTNKLDSNLSKDISLDTMISYLCLDELRTDNKTDEEFFNNLNKRNKKLAYSPKELMLQGVKTLLTISPSNSIDIKQREKIYEMYKESVAENKSANATFGIPIDKYNEAMEILEDFKNGNLNTFGSEVDNKSRRLLKALDVIGNNNVKGMYVGCRESWKEKENLEEKNIPPRLIGRLATTIVMEDGLYIG, translated from the coding sequence ATGGCTCCAAACGGAGCCACCTATGAACAACAAAAAAGATCTTATGAACTAATACTTCATAAGTATTTCACAAATAAATTTAATGATACCTATGCTGTTAAGAATATATCTTATGAACCAAATTCAAATAAAACAAGTGAATATACCTACTATCCTATAGAGATATACTCATCTTTTATAAATATAGACCTAAAAAGAACTATCATAGGAGGAAGACTATCTAGTGGAGGACTAGACTATCATAACTTCTTCTACTATGATATAAACACTACTACAAACAAACTAGACTCTAACCTATCTAAAGATATAAGCCTAGATACTATGATATCTTATCTATGTCTAGATGAGCTAAGAACAGATAATAAAACTGATGAAGAGTTCTTTAATAACCTTAACAAAAGAAATAAAAAACTAGCATATTCACCAAAAGAGCTTATGCTACAAGGAGTTAAAACATTGCTTACAATAAGTCCATCAAACTCAATAGATATAAAACAAAGAGAGAAAATTTATGAGATGTATAAAGAGTCTGTAGCTGAAAACAAAAGTGCCAATGCAACTTTTGGTATTCCAATAGACAAATACAACGAAGCTATGGAGATACTAGAAGACTTTAAAAATGGAAATTTAAACACCTTTGGCTCAGAGGTAGATAATAAATCAAGAAGACTACTAAAAGCATTAGATGTTATAGGAAACAACAATGTAAAGGGTATGTATGTGGGGTGTAGGGAGAGCTGGAAAGAAAAAGAAAATTTAGAAGAAAAAAATATCCCTCCTCGCCTAATCGGTCGTCTAGCCACCACCATAGTAATGGAAGATGGTCTATATATAGGATAA